In a single window of the Dinghuibacter silviterrae genome:
- a CDS encoding NUDIX hydrolase, producing MDCVVFGFDENALKVLLIESDISVFEGKWTLLGDFVQDNETLDAAAHRIFRERTGMSDIYLEQVRAFSDPVRHPGGRVITMAYCSLVNIRHHTLRKLDNSLHWHTVHEVTDMAFDHQEIVQVCYTWLQRRIQEHPLGINLLPDKFSLRELQNLYEAILDVRLDRRNFRKKFFSMDFLIDTGEYEDDVPHRPGRLYKFDFDKFEKKKRKWIGIDFA from the coding sequence GTGGACTGTGTCGTTTTTGGATTTGACGAGAATGCCCTGAAGGTGCTCCTGATCGAAAGTGATATTTCAGTTTTTGAAGGTAAATGGACCTTGCTCGGAGACTTTGTACAAGACAACGAAACGCTGGACGCCGCCGCCCACCGCATATTCCGGGAACGCACGGGGATGTCCGACATCTACCTGGAACAGGTAAGGGCCTTTAGCGACCCCGTCCGGCACCCCGGTGGCCGTGTCATCACCATGGCCTATTGTTCCCTGGTGAACATTCGCCACCACACGCTCCGGAAGCTCGACAACAGCCTCCACTGGCACACGGTACACGAGGTCACCGACATGGCCTTCGACCACCAGGAAATCGTCCAGGTCTGTTATACGTGGCTCCAGCGCCGCATCCAGGAACACCCCCTCGGCATCAACCTGCTGCCTGATAAGTTCAGCCTGCGTGAACTCCAGAACCTCTACGAGGCCATCCTCGATGTCCGCCTCGACCGCCGAAACTTCCGGAAAAAGTTTTTCTCCATGGACTTCCTCATCGACACCGGGGAATACGAGGACGACGTCCCCCATCGCCCGGGCCGGTTGTACAAGTTTGATTTCGACAAGTTTGAAAAGAAAAAAAGGAAGTGGATCGGGATTGACTTTGCGTAA
- a CDS encoding arginine deiminase family protein: MANKQSEAPVRVTSEIGTLRKLLVHSPDSGLGKVVPSKAQDWLFEDIVHLDTIRRKEYDYYTKILLYFLDPDRIKGKLAEADDPGRGFYKPGRPTFFKSDKVVELQWLLAEILENREIRMQLIASVCAIESCSFQIQTRLQDLKPEQLAKVFITGSVDEKEMLFPPIPNFIFTRDIGIVIGEYLLLNKPAKKARTREALLSKYIFFHHPFFERLRPNVLELSETFQHFLLPKDGEERKVTLEGGDIMVVTPDHVLVGVSERTSMEAAYQVTNLLFSRNVVSKVSIIRIPKKRDYMHIDTVFTQVKRNVWVMLGNFSKKAITNEDSDPVQRILEGQKKDDQLRIIQFRKDNVENPTYFNNLEDLLVDISRSDLHSTEETVFLYSGNNEFPFDVREQWTDSCNLLALKEGVVLGYDRNDKTVEAFRKNGFHTIHAEELIEQLDSGRLTTAEIHDTLILMPSAELSRARGGFHCMSMPLVREDIR, encoded by the coding sequence ATGGCGAACAAACAATCGGAAGCGCCGGTACGCGTTACATCCGAAATCGGCACACTGCGGAAACTATTGGTACACAGCCCTGACAGCGGGCTTGGGAAGGTGGTGCCCTCCAAGGCACAGGACTGGCTTTTCGAGGACATCGTCCACCTGGACACCATCCGCCGTAAGGAATACGATTATTATACAAAGATCCTCCTGTACTTCCTGGACCCTGACCGGATCAAGGGGAAACTCGCGGAAGCGGACGACCCGGGCCGGGGTTTTTACAAACCGGGGCGCCCGACCTTTTTCAAGTCGGACAAGGTGGTGGAGCTTCAGTGGCTGCTGGCGGAAATCCTGGAAAACCGGGAGATCCGGATGCAGCTCATCGCATCGGTTTGCGCCATCGAAAGCTGTTCCTTCCAGATACAGACCCGTCTCCAGGATTTGAAACCGGAACAACTGGCCAAGGTCTTTATCACGGGCAGCGTCGATGAGAAAGAAATGCTGTTCCCACCCATCCCGAACTTTATTTTCACCCGGGACATCGGGATCGTCATCGGGGAATACCTGTTGCTCAACAAACCGGCCAAAAAGGCAAGGACGAGGGAAGCGTTGCTTTCCAAATATATATTTTTCCATCACCCGTTTTTCGAACGGCTTCGCCCCAACGTGCTGGAGCTGTCCGAAACGTTTCAACACTTCCTTTTGCCAAAGGACGGGGAAGAGCGGAAGGTGACCCTGGAAGGGGGAGACATCATGGTGGTTACCCCTGACCACGTACTCGTGGGGGTCAGTGAGCGGACGTCGATGGAGGCGGCCTACCAGGTCACCAACCTGCTTTTTTCCCGGAATGTCGTCTCCAAAGTTTCCATCATAAGGATTCCTAAGAAAAGGGACTATATGCACATCGACACGGTGTTCACCCAGGTCAAACGGAACGTCTGGGTGATGCTGGGTAACTTTTCGAAAAAGGCCATCACCAACGAGGACTCCGACCCCGTTCAGCGCATCCTGGAAGGACAGAAAAAAGACGACCAGCTCCGCATTATCCAATTCAGGAAGGATAACGTGGAAAATCCCACGTACTTCAACAACCTGGAAGACCTTTTGGTGGACATCAGCCGCAGCGACCTTCACAGCACCGAAGAAACGGTCTTCCTGTATTCGGGCAACAACGAATTCCCCTTTGACGTCCGGGAGCAGTGGACGGATTCCTGTAACCTCCTGGCGCTAAAAGAAGGCGTGGTCCTGGGGTATGACCGGAACGACAAGACGGTGGAGGCTTTCCGCAAAAACGGGTTTCACACCATCCATGCGGAAGAGCTGATCGAACAGCTGGACAGCGGGCGATTGACGACGGCGGAGATACACGATACCCTGATATTGATGCCGTCGGCGGAATTGTCGAGGGCAAGGGGGGGATTCCATTGCATGAGCATGCCGCTGGTAAGGGAAGACATTCGCTAA
- the ctlX gene encoding citrulline utilization hydrolase CtlX, producing the protein MQTTSHILMIRPVNFAFNEETAVNNAFQVEGAGDDAQAKAAREFDAFVALLRESGVDVTVVGDTPEPYTPDSIFPNNWVSFHTDGTLVLYPMFAPNRRLERKEGVLDALKEHFVIRRRFDLSGWEAKSKYLEGTGSMVLDRDQRIAYACLSPRTDPQVLDEFCRRLEYQPVTFTALDAGGLPIYHTNVMMCVADTYVVICADAIPHAHERETVLETIRGTGKEIVRITLDQMARFAGNMLQVEGAEKLLVMSSQAFGSLSGEQLAVLGAHNRILYADLTTIETNGGGSARCMMAEVRLPLRKA; encoded by the coding sequence ATGCAAACGACTTCACATATTCTGATGATCCGCCCGGTCAACTTCGCGTTTAACGAAGAGACCGCGGTGAACAATGCCTTCCAGGTGGAGGGTGCGGGCGACGATGCCCAGGCGAAGGCCGCCCGGGAGTTTGACGCCTTCGTGGCGCTGCTCCGGGAAAGCGGTGTGGACGTGACGGTGGTAGGTGATACGCCTGAGCCTTATACGCCGGATTCTATTTTTCCCAACAACTGGGTATCCTTCCATACGGACGGGACGCTGGTCCTTTACCCCATGTTCGCCCCGAACCGGCGGCTGGAGCGGAAGGAGGGGGTGCTGGACGCGCTAAAAGAGCATTTTGTGATTCGGAGACGCTTTGACCTGAGCGGTTGGGAGGCGAAATCGAAATACCTGGAAGGCACGGGCAGCATGGTCCTGGATAGGGACCAGCGTATCGCTTATGCTTGTCTTTCCCCCCGGACGGACCCGCAGGTACTGGATGAATTCTGCCGGAGGCTGGAATACCAACCTGTTACCTTTACCGCGCTCGACGCGGGAGGGCTTCCCATCTACCATACCAACGTCATGATGTGTGTGGCGGATACCTACGTGGTGATCTGTGCGGACGCCATCCCGCACGCACACGAGCGGGAGACGGTCCTGGAAACGATCCGGGGGACGGGGAAGGAAATCGTACGCATCACCCTGGACCAGATGGCGCGCTTCGCCGGGAATATGTTACAGGTGGAGGGGGCCGAAAAGCTCCTGGTCATGTCTTCCCAGGCATTCGGGTCGCTTTCGGGCGAACAATTGGCCGTACTGGGCGCGCACAACCGGATTCTTTATGCGGACCTGACGACCATCGAAACAAACGGGGGCGGCAGCGCGCGTTGTATGATGGCGGAAGTTCGCCTACCGCTCCGTAAGGCCTAG
- a CDS encoding SDR family oxidoreductase, with amino-acid sequence MTERGRPILITGANGLLGQYLVKVLIEEGQFLVATGRGVCRFLHAEVFKGTPQQAPSYIYADMDFTDPASIRHVMDYWKPSVVIHAGAMTQVDPCEEDPLKCYQVNVEGTDLLLDAAKAVGARFVFVSTDFVFDGAAGPYKEDDTPAPISVYGQSKWEAEKLVMRSGLDWAIVRTILVYGTPFSGTRANIISWARDSLQAGRTIKVVSDQWRTPTYVGDLAEGISALLRLQKQGVYHISGRDFLTPYDMTLRTARLLGLDEALLVKVDASTFFQPGRRPPRTGFIIDKARRELGFEPVSFDEGILLTLGLTER; translated from the coding sequence ATGACGGAAAGAGGAAGACCCATTCTGATCACCGGCGCCAACGGTTTGTTGGGCCAATACCTGGTGAAGGTTCTGATAGAGGAAGGCCAATTCCTCGTGGCGACGGGCCGCGGTGTCTGCCGGTTCCTGCACGCGGAGGTGTTTAAAGGCACCCCTCAACAGGCGCCCTCCTATATCTATGCGGATATGGACTTTACCGACCCGGCGTCTATCCGTCATGTCATGGACTACTGGAAGCCTTCGGTCGTCATCCACGCCGGTGCCATGACACAGGTCGATCCCTGCGAGGAAGACCCGCTGAAGTGTTACCAGGTCAATGTAGAAGGGACCGATCTTTTACTGGACGCGGCAAAGGCGGTGGGTGCCCGGTTTGTCTTTGTATCCACCGACTTCGTCTTCGACGGGGCCGCGGGTCCTTATAAAGAAGACGATACCCCCGCACCCATCAGCGTCTATGGCCAAAGCAAGTGGGAAGCCGAAAAACTCGTGATGCGTTCCGGTCTTGACTGGGCCATCGTCCGCACGATACTGGTCTACGGCACTCCCTTCAGCGGCACCCGTGCCAACATCATTAGCTGGGCACGGGACAGCCTCCAGGCCGGCCGCACCATCAAGGTTGTCTCCGATCAATGGAGAACCCCCACATACGTCGGAGACCTGGCCGAAGGCATTTCGGCGCTGTTGCGGTTGCAAAAGCAAGGCGTCTATCATATCTCGGGGCGGGACTTTCTGACGCCTTACGACATGACCCTGCGCACCGCGCGTTTGTTGGGTTTGGATGAAGCCCTCCTGGTCAAGGTGGACGCGTCGACTTTTTTCCAGCCGGGCCGACGGCCTCCCCGGACGGGGTTTATCATTGACAAAGCCAGGAGGGAACTGGGTTTCGAGCCGGTGTCCTTCGACGAAGGAATCCTGTTGACACTAGGCCTTACGGAGCGGTAG